In Porphyromonas cangingivalis, a genomic segment contains:
- a CDS encoding sulfide/dihydroorotate dehydrogenase-like FAD/NAD-binding protein: protein MNKIVSKEYLSERVVKFEVEAPRIAKSRRAGHFVIIRVGERGERIPLTIADSDVQKGTITMVVQNVGRSSAKLCELNVGEYIHDVVGPLGQATHIENFGTVVCAGGGVGVAPLYPIVQAMHKAGNRVIVVLAARSKDLVIMEKEMRQHSDEVVIMTDDGSYGKKGLVTDGIEEIIKREKVDLCVTIGPAIMMKFVSALTKKYEVPTMASLNTIMVDGTGMCGACRVTVDGQTKFVCVDGPEFDAHKVDFDEMLMRMNAYRDSETRK from the coding sequence ATGAACAAAATCGTAAGTAAGGAGTATCTATCCGAACGTGTCGTAAAGTTTGAAGTGGAAGCTCCACGTATCGCAAAGTCTCGCAGAGCAGGTCACTTCGTAATTATCCGTGTAGGAGAGAGAGGTGAGCGTATCCCTCTGACCATTGCAGACTCTGATGTCCAAAAAGGTACAATTACAATGGTTGTGCAAAATGTGGGGCGTAGCTCTGCAAAGTTGTGCGAACTCAATGTCGGCGAGTATATCCATGACGTCGTCGGCCCTCTCGGACAAGCTACACACATCGAAAACTTCGGTACAGTAGTTTGTGCCGGTGGTGGTGTCGGTGTTGCTCCCCTCTATCCCATCGTCCAAGCCATGCACAAAGCCGGTAACCGTGTGATCGTGGTACTCGCGGCTCGTAGCAAAGATCTTGTGATCATGGAAAAAGAGATGCGTCAGCATAGCGACGAAGTCGTGATCATGACGGATGATGGCAGTTATGGAAAGAAAGGTCTTGTCACTGATGGGATCGAAGAGATCATCAAGCGTGAAAAGGTCGATCTTTGTGTGACTATTGGTCCTGCCATAATGATGAAATTTGTGTCTGCTTTGACCAAGAAGTATGAGGTGCCTACCATGGCTTCTCTCAACACGATCATGGTCGATGGTACCGGTATGTGTGGAGCTTGCCGTGTCACCGTGGATGGACAGACCAAGTTTGTCTGTGTCGATGGGCCTGAGTTTGATGCACATAAAGTCGACTTCGATGAGATGCTCATGAGAATGAATGCATACAGAGATAGCGAAACTCGTAAATAA
- the rfbB gene encoding dTDP-glucose 4,6-dehydratase produces the protein MKDLRQYKKVIVVTGGAGFIGSNLLLRLVPRYPEYLFINVDALTYAGNLKNLSVLEGISNYLFRRLDITDAEGLVTLFGEYPVTHVIHMAAESHVDRSIKDPLAFVRTNVLGTVNLLNAVRDAWHGDFEGKLFYHVSTDEVYGSLSATDAPFTESTAYDPHSPYSASKASSDHFVRAYHDTYGLPVVISNCSNNYGPYQFPEKLIPLCILNILRGRPIPVYGDGSQVRDWLYVDDHVDAIDAILHKGRVGETYNIGGNNEMKNIDMVRLLIRLVDNALSREEGHSLALVTYVTDRPGHDTRYAIDARKLSQELGFEPSYSPERGLEKTVTWYLEHQAWLEEVSSGAYQDYYRMMYEH, from the coding sequence ATGAAAGACTTGAGGCAGTACAAAAAGGTCATTGTGGTGACGGGTGGAGCAGGGTTTATAGGTAGCAACTTGTTGTTGAGACTTGTACCGAGATATCCGGAGTACTTGTTCATCAATGTAGATGCTCTCACCTATGCCGGCAACCTCAAAAATCTGTCGGTACTGGAGGGCATCTCCAACTATCTCTTCCGGAGGTTGGATATCACTGATGCTGAGGGCTTGGTAACTCTGTTCGGCGAATATCCTGTGACTCATGTCATCCATATGGCGGCAGAGAGCCATGTAGATAGGAGCATCAAGGATCCTTTGGCTTTTGTGCGTACCAATGTCTTGGGTACGGTAAACTTGCTCAATGCAGTTCGTGATGCTTGGCATGGAGATTTTGAAGGTAAGTTGTTTTACCATGTCTCCACAGATGAAGTATATGGCAGTCTGTCTGCCACAGATGCCCCCTTTACGGAGAGTACAGCCTACGATCCACACTCTCCATACTCCGCCAGCAAGGCGAGTTCGGATCACTTCGTCAGGGCTTATCATGATACTTACGGTCTGCCTGTGGTGATCAGTAACTGCAGTAACAACTATGGACCATATCAGTTCCCCGAAAAGCTTATCCCCCTCTGTATCCTCAATATCCTGAGAGGTAGGCCGATCCCCGTTTATGGAGATGGCTCTCAGGTCAGAGACTGGCTGTATGTGGATGATCATGTCGATGCCATCGATGCTATTTTGCACAAGGGGAGGGTAGGGGAGACCTATAATATCGGTGGAAATAATGAGATGAAGAATATCGATATGGTCAGGCTTCTGATAAGACTGGTAGACAATGCACTCTCTCGCGAGGAGGGGCATTCTCTGGCTTTGGTTACGTACGTGACGGATCGCCCCGGACATGACACGAGGTACGCCATTGACGCTCGGAAACTCAGCCAAGAGTTGGGCTTTGAGCCAAGTTATTCACCTGAGAGAGGGCTGGAGAAGACCGTGACTTGGTATCTCGAGCATCAAGCGTGGTTGGAAGAGGTATCCTCGGGTGCTTATCAGGATTACTACCGTATGATGTATGAGCACTAA
- a CDS encoding Acg family FMN-binding oxidoreductase: MRHLSTEYEASLFMIRQAAKAPSGHNTQPWRFRIGVGQIEIHPDYTKSLPVVDPDNRELFVSLGCATENLCLAAEYLGYVPSVSISDDGIITVCLLRGDTKGDEKDVSLFDQIDLRQTNRSVYDGGMITEEGMAALADIDLEDGVDLHLYPNGIKSYDVIARYVCEGNTHQMREPSFKAELKSWMRYNKKHQDETLDGLSYAVFGAPNVPRFIAKCFISSAINEATQNKADRRKIKSSALFVLFTTRNNTRAEWISLGRVLERFLLKSTALGIAHAYMNQPNEVSALSRCLATELNLAEKYPTILLRLGYAKRMPYSKRRQIEDILFK, from the coding sequence ATGAGACACTTATCGACCGAATATGAGGCCTCCTTGTTTATGATCAGGCAGGCGGCTAAAGCACCGTCGGGTCACAACACCCAACCATGGCGTTTTAGGATAGGAGTGGGGCAGATCGAGATACATCCCGATTACACGAAATCTCTTCCTGTCGTAGATCCGGACAATCGAGAACTCTTTGTGAGTCTCGGCTGTGCCACCGAAAATCTTTGTTTGGCAGCGGAGTATCTTGGTTATGTTCCCTCAGTATCGATCTCGGATGATGGGATCATCACCGTTTGTCTGCTGAGAGGAGATACCAAAGGTGATGAGAAGGATGTCTCTCTTTTTGATCAAATTGATTTGAGGCAGACGAATAGGAGTGTCTATGACGGAGGTATGATAACAGAGGAGGGGATGGCAGCGCTGGCAGACATAGACTTGGAGGATGGTGTCGACTTACATCTTTATCCCAACGGGATTAAGTCTTATGACGTGATAGCTCGGTATGTATGCGAAGGCAATACTCACCAGATGAGGGAACCGAGCTTCAAAGCCGAACTGAAATCTTGGATGCGTTACAACAAAAAGCACCAGGATGAAACCTTGGATGGGTTGAGCTATGCCGTCTTTGGAGCTCCGAATGTGCCGAGATTTATTGCGAAATGTTTCATCTCTTCTGCGATCAATGAGGCTACTCAAAACAAGGCAGACCGTCGAAAGATCAAGTCTTCGGCTCTTTTTGTCCTTTTCACGACTCGAAATAACACTCGTGCCGAGTGGATATCCTTGGGAAGAGTGCTCGAAAGGTTTCTCCTCAAGTCAACAGCTCTCGGTATCGCACATGCGTACATGAATCAGCCCAATGAGGTCAGTGCGTTGTCCCGATGCTTGGCGACGGAGCTCAATCTTGCGGAGAAATATCCCACCATCCTTCTTCGTCTGGGATATGCCAAGAGGATGCCATACTCCAAAAGACGGCAGATAGAGGACATCCTGTTCAAATAA
- a CDS encoding TetR/AcrR family transcriptional regulator, whose protein sequence is MKDRELTEKKILEAVAEIVGDMGFEALGVNAIAQRAGISKVLIYRYFESLDGLIARFVLEKDYWGNVRSAPEGVEDVASFLKALFRRQLSLLREDIVLKRLHRWELSSEKAFIDDLREQREVSGGRLIEMVSRLVGAPWGEVATMATILSASISYLALLEERTETYNGISLRSDDGWEQITKGMDLLIDLWLSAHTK, encoded by the coding sequence ATGAAAGATAGAGAATTGACCGAGAAGAAGATACTTGAAGCCGTCGCTGAGATTGTTGGTGATATGGGGTTTGAGGCTTTGGGGGTGAATGCCATTGCCCAAAGAGCCGGGATCTCCAAGGTCTTGATATATCGCTATTTCGAGAGTCTTGACGGACTGATAGCGAGGTTTGTGCTTGAAAAGGATTATTGGGGAAATGTTCGTTCGGCTCCTGAGGGTGTGGAGGATGTCGCATCCTTTTTGAAGGCTTTGTTCAGACGTCAGCTTTCTCTGCTGAGAGAGGATATTGTGCTGAAGCGTCTTCATCGTTGGGAATTGTCGAGTGAGAAGGCATTCATCGATGACCTTCGGGAGCAGAGAGAGGTTAGTGGTGGGCGTCTCATTGAAATGGTCAGTCGTCTTGTGGGGGCACCTTGGGGCGAGGTCGCTACGATGGCCACTATTCTTTCGGCTTCTATCAGTTATCTTGCTCTGCTCGAAGAACGCACAGAGACATACAATGGAATCTCCTTGCGCAGTGATGATGGGTGGGAGCAAATCACAAAAGGGATGGATCTGCTCATAGATCTATGGCTCTCCGCTCATACGAAATAA
- a CDS encoding NAD(+) synthase yields the protein MKHGYVKVAAAVPFVRVADCFYNINRIEAMIRQAQEKNVEMLSFPELCITGYTCGDLFMQPYLLHQAEVALCELAERTKDTDVLVFVGMPIRAEERLYNAAIALQSGKLLGAIPKTYLPNYREFQEKRWFSSAVELTFSRIRIGDYEVPIGHNLLFKYKDVGVGVEICEDMWTAVTPGTRLALYGAHIIFNLSASNENAGKHDYLRSLVSSLSSQGIMGYVYSSCGYGESSTDLVYTGKAFIAENGVILSEMPRFRYEERLLINDIDVSRIRTERLINSSFKSAASMYATEDMSIIPFSLKEEDGDYDMTRPIDRNPFMPSSANSDERCEEMWDIQVAALTQRMAHLGTKKIVLGVSGGLDSTLALLVAVKTFDQLGLDRKGIIGVTMPGLGTSNRTYNNSKEMLSLLGVTMKDISIAEAALNHLRAIGHDGKTQDLTYENAQARERTQVLMDLAGMEGTFVLGTGDLSELALGWCTFNGDHMSMYSINSSLPKSVIRIMVDYIAREGGYGIELGHVLSDIVATPISPELTTDVAGEITQHTELVIGPYEVHDFFIYHFVYNAFSPKKIFFMAQKAFKGIYTREQLKNWMLIFAKRFFSQQYKRNSMPDGPKVGVVTLSPRGPWRMGSDASSAMWIETIEKF from the coding sequence ATGAAACATGGTTATGTCAAGGTAGCAGCTGCCGTTCCTTTTGTACGAGTTGCAGACTGCTTTTACAACATCAATCGCATCGAGGCGATGATCCGTCAGGCTCAAGAAAAGAATGTAGAGATGCTATCTTTCCCCGAGCTTTGTATCACCGGTTATACTTGTGGAGACCTTTTTATGCAGCCGTACCTCTTGCATCAGGCGGAGGTGGCTTTGTGCGAGCTGGCAGAGCGAACCAAGGATACAGATGTCTTGGTCTTTGTAGGTATGCCGATCCGTGCAGAAGAACGCTTGTATAATGCAGCCATCGCACTCCAAAGTGGCAAGCTCCTCGGTGCCATACCTAAGACATATCTACCTAATTACAGAGAGTTTCAGGAGAAGAGATGGTTCTCTTCGGCAGTCGAACTGACATTTTCGCGCATCCGCATCGGAGACTATGAAGTACCCATCGGACACAACCTGCTCTTCAAATATAAAGATGTGGGGGTCGGTGTAGAAATTTGTGAGGATATGTGGACAGCCGTCACTCCGGGGACACGACTCGCATTGTACGGAGCACATATCATATTCAACTTGTCGGCAAGTAACGAAAATGCAGGCAAGCACGACTATCTCCGCTCATTGGTCTCCAGCCTTTCGTCCCAAGGCATCATGGGGTATGTCTACTCTTCGTGTGGCTATGGTGAAAGCTCGACCGATCTCGTATACACGGGTAAAGCTTTCATCGCAGAGAATGGAGTTATCTTGTCTGAGATGCCTCGTTTCAGGTACGAAGAGCGTCTTCTTATCAATGACATCGATGTATCTCGTATCCGTACCGAAAGATTGATCAACAGTTCTTTCAAGTCTGCGGCTTCGATGTACGCAACGGAAGATATGTCAATCATCCCGTTCTCCCTCAAAGAAGAGGATGGCGACTACGACATGACACGCCCCATCGATCGCAATCCGTTCATGCCCTCTTCGGCCAACTCGGACGAGCGTTGTGAAGAGATGTGGGATATCCAAGTGGCTGCCCTCACTCAGCGTATGGCTCACCTCGGCACAAAGAAGATCGTCCTTGGTGTCAGCGGAGGCTTGGACTCAACATTAGCTCTGCTTGTAGCAGTAAAGACATTTGACCAACTCGGGTTGGATCGTAAGGGGATCATAGGGGTCACTATGCCCGGACTTGGCACCAGCAATCGCACCTACAACAACTCAAAAGAGATGCTTTCTCTATTAGGAGTTACGATGAAAGACATATCCATCGCAGAGGCTGCGCTGAACCACCTCAGAGCCATCGGTCACGATGGCAAGACTCAGGATCTCACCTACGAAAATGCTCAAGCCAGAGAGCGTACTCAGGTTCTTATGGATCTGGCAGGCATGGAGGGCACATTCGTATTGGGGACAGGGGACTTGTCGGAGCTTGCATTGGGCTGGTGTACGTTCAACGGTGACCACATGTCGATGTACAGCATCAACTCATCTCTCCCCAAAAGTGTCATCCGCATAATGGTAGACTACATAGCACGTGAAGGCGGTTACGGCATCGAGCTGGGACACGTCCTATCAGATATTGTTGCTACACCTATCAGCCCCGAGCTGACAACGGATGTCGCAGGAGAGATCACCCAACATACCGAGCTCGTCATCGGCCCTTACGAAGTTCACGACTTTTTCATCTACCATTTTGTGTACAACGCTTTTTCGCCCAAGAAGATATTCTTCATGGCACAAAAGGCCTTCAAAGGCATCTACACCAGAGAACAGCTCAAGAACTGGATGTTGATTTTTGCAAAACGCTTCTTCTCCCAACAATACAAGCGCAACAGCATGCCGGATGGTCCTAAAGTGGGGGTCGTCACCCTCTCTCCTCGTGGGCCTTGGCGTATGGGCAGTGATGCTTCGTCAGCAATGTGGATAGAGACGATAGAGAAGTTTTAA
- a CDS encoding ABC-F family ATP-binding cassette domain-containing protein encodes MIALNDLAIQFGSRVLFQDVNLKFVQGNCYGIIGANGAGKSTLLRAISGELDPTRGTITMGPGERLSVLSQDHFAFEDQTVMNTVLTGHTVLWDIMQEKDALYAKADFSDEDGIRAAELEEKFAEMEGWNAESDAAILLSGLGIKEDLHYSLMSELSGKQKVRVLLARALYGKPDNLLLDEPTNDLDLETVQWLENYLSNFENTVLVVSHDRHFLDTVCTHTVDIDFGKVQQFAGNYSFWYESSQLALRQQQQQNKKAEEKRKELEEFIRRFSANVAKSKQTTSRKKMLEKLNIDEIKPSSRRYPGIIFSPEREVGNKILEVKGLTAKLGDEYLFKDVNFNVEKGDKIVFLSRDPRAMTAFFEIINDAQAPVSGTFEWGQTVTSAYLPLDNSDFFNTDMNLIEWISQFAQDTNEVYLKGYLGRMLFSGEDILKKASVLSGGEKMRCMISRMMLKDANVLVLDTPTNHLDLESIQAFNNTLKSYPGNILFASHDHEFIQTVANRIIEFGPHGTIDKIMDYDDYITDPLVAEMKVKIYGE; translated from the coding sequence ATGATAGCATTAAATGACTTAGCCATACAGTTTGGCAGCAGAGTCCTCTTTCAGGATGTCAACCTAAAGTTTGTACAAGGCAACTGCTACGGTATCATCGGTGCCAATGGAGCAGGTAAGTCCACACTATTAAGAGCCATCAGTGGCGAACTCGACCCTACTCGTGGCACGATCACGATGGGTCCGGGCGAACGCCTCTCGGTACTCAGTCAGGATCACTTTGCTTTTGAGGATCAGACCGTCATGAATACAGTCTTGACAGGACACACCGTACTATGGGACATCATGCAAGAGAAAGATGCATTGTATGCCAAGGCAGACTTCTCTGACGAGGATGGCATCCGTGCTGCCGAGCTTGAAGAAAAGTTCGCAGAGATGGAAGGTTGGAATGCTGAAAGTGATGCAGCCATCCTGCTCAGCGGTCTCGGCATCAAAGAAGACCTGCACTATTCTCTCATGAGCGAACTGAGCGGTAAACAGAAAGTACGTGTACTCCTCGCTCGTGCACTTTATGGCAAGCCTGATAACCTCCTCCTCGACGAGCCGACGAATGACCTCGACTTGGAGACTGTACAGTGGTTGGAAAACTACCTTTCGAACTTCGAGAATACCGTACTTGTCGTCAGTCACGACCGCCACTTCTTGGATACCGTATGTACTCATACCGTGGATATCGACTTCGGCAAAGTACAGCAGTTTGCGGGGAACTACAGCTTCTGGTACGAGAGTAGCCAGCTGGCTCTTCGCCAACAGCAACAACAAAACAAAAAGGCTGAAGAAAAGCGTAAAGAGCTTGAAGAGTTTATCCGTCGCTTCAGTGCAAACGTAGCTAAGAGTAAGCAGACCACCAGCCGTAAGAAGATGCTCGAAAAGCTCAACATCGATGAGATCAAGCCATCATCAAGACGCTACCCGGGCATCATCTTCAGTCCGGAAAGGGAGGTCGGCAACAAGATTTTGGAAGTCAAAGGCCTTACGGCCAAACTTGGCGACGAATACCTTTTCAAAGATGTGAACTTCAATGTCGAGAAGGGAGACAAGATCGTCTTCCTCAGCCGTGATCCAAGAGCCATGACTGCATTTTTTGAGATCATCAATGATGCACAAGCACCTGTATCAGGGACGTTCGAATGGGGACAGACTGTCACTTCAGCTTACCTTCCATTGGACAACAGCGACTTCTTCAACACGGATATGAATCTCATCGAGTGGATCTCTCAGTTTGCTCAAGACACCAACGAAGTCTACTTGAAGGGTTATCTCGGGCGTATGCTCTTCTCGGGTGAAGACATCTTGAAGAAAGCCTCGGTCCTTTCCGGAGGCGAGAAGATGAGATGTATGATCTCTCGCATGATGCTCAAGGATGCGAATGTATTGGTCCTCGATACACCGACAAACCACCTTGACCTTGAGAGCATACAAGCCTTCAACAACACCCTCAAGTCTTATCCCGGCAATATACTCTTTGCCAGCCATGACCATGAGTTCATACAGACAGTGGCGAACCGTATCATAGAGTTCGGTCCACATGGCACGATCGACAAAATCATGGATTACGACGACTACATCACCGATCCCCTCGTGGCAGAGATGAAAGTCAAGATCTATGGCGAATAA
- a CDS encoding N-acetyl-gamma-glutamyl-phosphate reductase has product MFNVGIVGSEGYAVGELFSLLINHPDVILRRVYAPGRAGTVVNDVHPGLFGERRMEFTDEAKFDDLDVLFICLQTGASRAFLNTHKLPDNLKVIDFSLEHRLPTEGVDGGFVYGLPESYRRRICSADRVAVPGCFASSIAIGLIPLAKHLLLNNEIHIHSVAGKTEAAARPREGSPLSYNMLFDDFSIYRPFVHPQIDEVRNTLCDIQKSFQQRLNFIPMRANYARGIYTSIYTECNVELHTIREMYEEYYDDHSFIHIVDKFPDVRDIANTNNCLLHLSKHEGKLLIVSTLDNLLKGAAGTAIHIMNLMTGLVETTGLRVKSSSF; this is encoded by the coding sequence ATGTTTAACGTAGGAATAGTAGGAAGCGAAGGATACGCAGTAGGTGAACTATTCAGCCTGCTCATCAACCATCCTGACGTCATCCTTCGCAGGGTCTATGCCCCCGGCAGAGCCGGTACTGTGGTCAACGACGTCCATCCCGGTCTTTTTGGCGAACGCCGAATGGAGTTCACAGATGAGGCTAAGTTTGACGACTTGGATGTACTCTTCATCTGCCTTCAGACAGGAGCATCCAGAGCATTTCTGAACACGCACAAACTACCTGACAATCTCAAGGTGATAGACTTCTCCTTGGAGCATCGTCTCCCAACCGAAGGTGTCGATGGAGGTTTTGTATATGGCTTGCCGGAGTCTTACCGACGTCGTATATGTAGTGCGGACAGGGTCGCCGTACCGGGGTGTTTTGCCAGCTCGATAGCCATCGGCCTGATCCCACTTGCGAAGCATTTGCTCCTCAATAATGAGATACACATCCACTCCGTTGCAGGCAAGACCGAAGCAGCCGCTCGTCCGAGAGAAGGCTCGCCGTTGTCCTACAATATGCTGTTCGATGACTTCTCGATCTACCGACCATTCGTCCACCCTCAGATCGACGAGGTGCGCAACACGCTGTGTGATATCCAAAAGAGTTTCCAACAACGACTCAACTTTATCCCCATGCGTGCCAACTACGCCAGAGGTATATACACATCCATATATACCGAATGTAACGTAGAACTACACACGATAAGAGAAATGTACGAAGAGTACTACGACGATCACTCGTTCATACACATCGTGGACAAATTCCCCGATGTCAGGGATATTGCCAACACCAACAACTGTCTGCTCCACCTTTCCAAGCACGAAGGCAAACTGTTGATCGTCTCTACCTTGGACAACCTCCTCAAAGGAGCCGCGGGCACAGCCATACACATCATGAATCTCATGACAGGCCTCGTAGAGACGACAGGACTGAGGGTAAAATCCTCTTCATTCTGA
- a CDS encoding NAD-dependent epimerase/dehydratase family protein, which translates to MKNVLIIGSTGQIGSELVMYLRSIYKDGNIVAGYIPSAPPTGELLESGPAEIVDITNAQQIADVVAKYNVDTIYNLAALLSAVAENKPQLAWHIGLGGLFNTLEVAREKGCAVFTPSSIGAFGPETPKDNTPQDTIQRPKTMYGVTKVAGELLSDYYFKRFGVDTRSVRFPGLISYIAPPGGGTTDYAVDIYYKAITDGKFVCPLQAGTFMDMMYMPDALNGMVSLMEADPSRLIHRNSFNIASMSFDPEMIYAAIRKQIPTFEMTYEIDELRQGIANSWPNSLDDSCARSEWDWAPKYDLDSMTVDMLAKLREKLK; encoded by the coding sequence ATGAAGAATGTCCTCATCATCGGCTCAACAGGACAGATTGGTTCCGAGCTTGTTATGTACCTTCGTAGTATTTACAAAGATGGCAACATCGTTGCCGGGTATATCCCATCAGCTCCTCCCACAGGCGAACTCTTAGAGAGTGGTCCTGCAGAGATCGTGGACATCACCAATGCTCAACAGATCGCAGATGTCGTCGCAAAGTACAACGTAGACACTATCTACAACCTTGCTGCCCTACTCTCTGCTGTCGCTGAAAACAAACCCCAACTTGCATGGCACATCGGCTTGGGCGGATTGTTCAATACTCTTGAAGTGGCTCGAGAAAAGGGCTGCGCTGTATTCACTCCAAGTTCTATTGGTGCGTTTGGCCCTGAGACACCAAAGGACAACACCCCCCAAGATACCATTCAGCGCCCTAAGACCATGTATGGTGTGACCAAGGTGGCTGGTGAGCTCCTCAGCGACTACTACTTCAAGAGATTCGGTGTAGACACACGTTCGGTAAGATTCCCCGGTCTTATCTCATACATTGCACCTCCGGGAGGTGGTACTACCGACTACGCAGTAGATATCTACTATAAGGCGATCACAGATGGTAAGTTCGTCTGCCCTCTACAAGCAGGCACTTTCATGGATATGATGTATATGCCTGATGCTTTGAACGGTATGGTATCTCTTATGGAAGCTGATCCATCACGTCTCATCCACCGCAACTCGTTCAACATCGCCTCCATGAGTTTCGATCCTGAGATGATCTATGCAGCCATCCGTAAGCAAATCCCAACATTCGAGATGACTTATGAGATCGACGAGCTGCGCCAAGGTATCGCAAACTCTTGGCCAAACTCTCTCGACGACTCTTGCGCTCGCAGCGAGTGGGATTGGGCTCCAAAGTACGACTTGGACTCAATGACTGTCGATATGCTTGCTAAGCTCCGCGAAAAGTTGAAGTAA